From Methylocystis sp. ATCC 49242, one genomic window encodes:
- a CDS encoding archease: protein MSEAAGADAASGSLPRWEHFPHDADIGVRGFGATVSDACEQAALAMIAAICDPADVRLKRSVEIRVQAPSLDFLLVDWLNAIVYEMAERRMIFGAFAVVIDRNAQGYHLKGRALGETVSRERHSPAVEVKGATFTELAFVEDRPRLWRAQCVIDV, encoded by the coding sequence ATGAGCGAAGCCGCCGGCGCCGACGCCGCGTCGGGGTCATTGCCGCGGTGGGAGCACTTCCCTCATGACGCAGACATCGGCGTGCGCGGCTTTGGCGCTACCGTTAGCGACGCGTGTGAACAGGCCGCGCTGGCGATGATTGCCGCAATCTGCGATCCCGCAGATGTCCGGCTCAAACGCAGCGTCGAGATCCGCGTGCAGGCGCCTAGTCTGGATTTCCTGCTCGTCGACTGGCTCAACGCGATCGTCTACGAAATGGCGGAACGTCGGATGATCTTCGGCGCCTTTGCCGTGGTCATCGATAGAAATGCGCAAGGCTACCACCTGAAAGGACGCGCTTTGGGCGAAACAGTATCCCGGGAGCGCCATTCTCCTGCTGTCGAGGTGAAAGGCGCCACTTTTACTGAACTGGCATTTGTAGAAGATCGACCGCGACTGTGGCGCGCGCAATGCGTGATCGACGTGTAG